From Lonchura striata isolate bLonStr1 chromosome 3, bLonStr1.mat, whole genome shotgun sequence, one genomic window encodes:
- the MOCS1 gene encoding molybdenum cofactor biosynthesis protein 1 isoform X1, whose amino-acid sequence MPEEGVQLTPKSELLTTQEIITLARLFVKEGVDKIRLTGGEPLIRPDVVDIVGELYKLEGLKTIAVTTNGINLTRLLPRLKEAGLNAINISLDTLVPAKFEFIVRRKGFHKVMEGIHKATELGYHPVKVNCVVMRGFNEDEVLDFVDFTKDLPLDVRFIEYMPFDGNKWNFKKMVSYKEMLDTIKQRWPELEKLPCETSSTAKSYKVPHFQGQISFITSMSEHFCGSCNRLRITADGNLKVCLFGNSEVSLRDHLRSGASEEELIQIIGAAVGRKKKQHAESALMSFPLCQDALQNSPNSKQWGHTFSHWLTLRASLPKQNGKASMKNKFTGQIFLPGSHPEKQWHLATGILQTQLQGYCVFQKDPSSTFDTKCLDASVGQVPVDCQSKEACSGSEFHTRDSGSCTKVPCASDNLTHTDEEGRATMVDVGGKPDSRRSAVAGAVVLLGEKAFRMVRQNQVKKGDVLAVAQIAGIQGAKLTSQLIPLCHNIPLYHVEVALSLDEARHAVVIRSSCHTWGRTGVEMEALTAASLAALTVYDMCKAVTHDIVIQEVKLISKTGGQRGDFSRV is encoded by the exons ATGCCTGAGGAAGGTGTTCAGCTGACTCCAAAATCAGAGCTACTAACTACCCAGGAGATAATCACCTTAGCCAGGTTGTTTGTGAAAGAAGGTGTGGACAAGATCCGACTGACAGGGGGAGAGCCACTTATCCGTCCTGATGTGGTGGATATTGTGG GTGAACTGTACAAGCTAGAAGGGCTGAAAACAATTGCTGTCACAACCAATGGAATCAACTTAACCAGACTGCTGCCCCGGCTGAAGGAAGCAGGACTGAATGCCATTAACATTAGCCTGGATACTCTGGTGCCAGCTAAATTTGAGTTCATTGTCCGAAGGAAAG GCTTTCACAAGGTAATGGAAGGAATCCACAAAGCCACTGAACTTGGCTACCATCCTGTTAAG GTAAACTGCGTGGTAATGAGAGGCTTTAATGAGGATGAAGTGCTGGACTTTGTGGATTTCACAAAGGATTTGCCCCTTGATGTGAGGTTCATAGAATACATGCCCTTTGATG GCAATAAATGGAACTTCAAGAAGATGGTGAGCTACAAAGAAATGCTTGATACAATTAAACAGCGATGGCCGGAATTGGAGAAATTACCCTGTGAGACTTCCAGCACAGCCAAG AGTTATAAGGTGCCACACTTCCAGGGACAAATCAGCTTTATCACCTCCATGTCAGAGCACTTCTGTGGATCCTGCAATAGGCTGAGGATAACAGCAGATGGGAACCTAAAG GTGTGCCTTTTTGGGAATTCAGAAGTGTCCTTGAGGGATCACCTTCGGTCGGGTGCTTCAGAGGAGGAGTTGATTCAAATCATTGGAGCAGCAGTgggcagaaaaaagaaacagcatgCTG agtcTGCATTGATGTCATTCCCACTATGCCAAGATGCCCTACAGAATTCCCCAAATTCAAAACAGTGGGGCCACACATTTAGCCATTGGCTGACTTTGAGAGCAAGTTTACCcaaacaaaatggaaaagcatcaatgaaaaataaattcactgGACAAATTTTCCTACCAGGATCTCACCCAGAGAAACAGTGGCACTTAGCAACAGGAATTCTGCAAACCCAGCTCCAAGGCTACTGTGTCTTCCAGAAGGACCCAAGCTCCACATTTGATACAAAGTGCCTTGATGCTTCTGTTGGCCAAGTTCCTGTGGACTGTCAGTCCAAAGAGGCATGTTCAGGATCTGAATTCCATACCAGGGATTCAGGATCTTGTACCAAGGTACCTTGTGCCTCTGACAACTTGACTCACACTGATGAGGAAGGACGGGCCACAATGGTTGATGTTGGAGGGAAGCCAGATTCCAGAAGAAGTGCTGTTGCTGGTGCTGTTGTCCTCCTGGGTGAGAAGGCATTCAGGATGGTGAGGCAAAACCAGGTGAAGAAAGGGGATGTGCTGGCAGTAGCCCAAATTGCAGGAATTCAGGGAGCCAAGCTAACCAGCCAATTGATCCCATTGTGTCACAACATCCCTCTGTACCACGTGGAGGTGGCTCTGAGCCTGGATGAGGCCAGGCATGCCGTGGTGATTCGCAGCTCCTGTCACACCTGGGGGAGGACAGGAGTGGAGATGGAGGCTCtcacagctgccagcctggctgcactGACCGTGTACGACATGTGCAAAGCAGTCACTCATGACATCGTTATCCAAGAGGTGAAGTTGATTAGTAAGACAGGTGGGCAGAGGGGAGATTTCTCAAGGGTCTAG
- the MOCS1 gene encoding molybdenum cofactor biosynthesis protein 1 isoform X3 — MPEEGVQLTPKSELLTTQEIITLARLFVKEGVDKIRLTGGEPLIRPDVVDIVGELYKLEGLKTIAVTTNGINLTRLLPRLKEAGLNAINISLDTLVPAKFEFIVRRKGFHKVMEGIHKATELGYHPVKVNCVVMRGFNEDEVLDFVDFTKDLPLDVRFIEYMPFDGNKWNFKKMVSYKEMLDTIKQRWPELEKLPCETSSTAKSYKVPHFQGQISFITSMSEHFCGSCNRLRITADGNLKVCLFGNSEVSLRDHLRSGASEEELIQIIGAAVGRKKKQHAGMFNISRMKNRPMVLIESALMSFPLCQDALQNSPNSKQWGHTFSHWLTLRASLPKQNGKASMKNKFTGQIFLPGSHPEKQWHLATGILQTQLQGYCVFQKDPSSTFDTKCLDASVGQVPVDCQSKEACSGSEFHTRDSGSCTKVPCASDNLTHTDEEGRATMVDVGGKPDSRRSAVAGAVVLLGEKAFRMVRQNQVKKGDVLAVAQIAGIQGAKLTSQLIPLCHNIPLYHVEVALSLDEARHAVVIRSSCHTWGRTGVEMEALTAASLAALTVYDMCKAVTHDIVIQEVKLISKTGGQRGDFSRV; from the exons ATGCCTGAGGAAGGTGTTCAGCTGACTCCAAAATCAGAGCTACTAACTACCCAGGAGATAATCACCTTAGCCAGGTTGTTTGTGAAAGAAGGTGTGGACAAGATCCGACTGACAGGGGGAGAGCCACTTATCCGTCCTGATGTGGTGGATATTGTGG GTGAACTGTACAAGCTAGAAGGGCTGAAAACAATTGCTGTCACAACCAATGGAATCAACTTAACCAGACTGCTGCCCCGGCTGAAGGAAGCAGGACTGAATGCCATTAACATTAGCCTGGATACTCTGGTGCCAGCTAAATTTGAGTTCATTGTCCGAAGGAAAG GCTTTCACAAGGTAATGGAAGGAATCCACAAAGCCACTGAACTTGGCTACCATCCTGTTAAG GTAAACTGCGTGGTAATGAGAGGCTTTAATGAGGATGAAGTGCTGGACTTTGTGGATTTCACAAAGGATTTGCCCCTTGATGTGAGGTTCATAGAATACATGCCCTTTGATG GCAATAAATGGAACTTCAAGAAGATGGTGAGCTACAAAGAAATGCTTGATACAATTAAACAGCGATGGCCGGAATTGGAGAAATTACCCTGTGAGACTTCCAGCACAGCCAAG AGTTATAAGGTGCCACACTTCCAGGGACAAATCAGCTTTATCACCTCCATGTCAGAGCACTTCTGTGGATCCTGCAATAGGCTGAGGATAACAGCAGATGGGAACCTAAAG GTGTGCCTTTTTGGGAATTCAGAAGTGTCCTTGAGGGATCACCTTCGGTCGGGTGCTTCAGAGGAGGAGTTGATTCAAATCATTGGAGCAGCAGTgggcagaaaaaagaaacagcatgCTG gcATGTTTAACATTTCCCGGATGAAAAACCGGCCAATGGTCCTGATTG agtcTGCATTGATGTCATTCCCACTATGCCAAGATGCCCTACAGAATTCCCCAAATTCAAAACAGTGGGGCCACACATTTAGCCATTGGCTGACTTTGAGAGCAAGTTTACCcaaacaaaatggaaaagcatcaatgaaaaataaattcactgGACAAATTTTCCTACCAGGATCTCACCCAGAGAAACAGTGGCACTTAGCAACAGGAATTCTGCAAACCCAGCTCCAAGGCTACTGTGTCTTCCAGAAGGACCCAAGCTCCACATTTGATACAAAGTGCCTTGATGCTTCTGTTGGCCAAGTTCCTGTGGACTGTCAGTCCAAAGAGGCATGTTCAGGATCTGAATTCCATACCAGGGATTCAGGATCTTGTACCAAGGTACCTTGTGCCTCTGACAACTTGACTCACACTGATGAGGAAGGACGGGCCACAATGGTTGATGTTGGAGGGAAGCCAGATTCCAGAAGAAGTGCTGTTGCTGGTGCTGTTGTCCTCCTGGGTGAGAAGGCATTCAGGATGGTGAGGCAAAACCAGGTGAAGAAAGGGGATGTGCTGGCAGTAGCCCAAATTGCAGGAATTCAGGGAGCCAAGCTAACCAGCCAATTGATCCCATTGTGTCACAACATCCCTCTGTACCACGTGGAGGTGGCTCTGAGCCTGGATGAGGCCAGGCATGCCGTGGTGATTCGCAGCTCCTGTCACACCTGGGGGAGGACAGGAGTGGAGATGGAGGCTCtcacagctgccagcctggctgcactGACCGTGTACGACATGTGCAAAGCAGTCACTCATGACATCGTTATCCAAGAGGTGAAGTTGATTAGTAAGACAGGTGGGCAGAGGGGAGATTTCTCAAGGGTCTAG
- the MOCS1 gene encoding molybdenum cofactor biosynthesis protein 1 isoform X2 — protein MEGIHKATELGYHPVKVNCVVMRGFNEDEVLDFVDFTKDLPLDVRFIEYMPFDGNKWNFKKMVSYKEMLDTIKQRWPELEKLPCETSSTAKSYKVPHFQGQISFITSMSEHFCGSCNRLRITADGNLKVCLFGNSEVSLRDHLRSGASEEELIQIIGAAVGRKKKQHAGMFNISRMKNRPMVLIESALMSFPLCQDALQNSPNSKQWGHTFSHWLTLRASLPKQNGKASMKNKFTGQIFLPGSHPEKQWHLATGILQTQLQGYCVFQKDPSSTFDTKCLDASVGQVPVDCQSKEACSGSEFHTRDSGSCTKVPCASDNLTHTDEEGRATMVDVGGKPDSRRSAVAGAVVLLGEKAFRMVRQNQVKKGDVLAVAQIAGIQGAKLTSQLIPLCHNIPLYHVEVALSLDEARHAVVIRSSCHTWGRTGVEMEALTAASLAALTVYDMCKAVTHDIVIQEVKLISKTGGQRGDFSRV, from the exons ATGGAAGGAATCCACAAAGCCACTGAACTTGGCTACCATCCTGTTAAG GTAAACTGCGTGGTAATGAGAGGCTTTAATGAGGATGAAGTGCTGGACTTTGTGGATTTCACAAAGGATTTGCCCCTTGATGTGAGGTTCATAGAATACATGCCCTTTGATG GCAATAAATGGAACTTCAAGAAGATGGTGAGCTACAAAGAAATGCTTGATACAATTAAACAGCGATGGCCGGAATTGGAGAAATTACCCTGTGAGACTTCCAGCACAGCCAAG AGTTATAAGGTGCCACACTTCCAGGGACAAATCAGCTTTATCACCTCCATGTCAGAGCACTTCTGTGGATCCTGCAATAGGCTGAGGATAACAGCAGATGGGAACCTAAAG GTGTGCCTTTTTGGGAATTCAGAAGTGTCCTTGAGGGATCACCTTCGGTCGGGTGCTTCAGAGGAGGAGTTGATTCAAATCATTGGAGCAGCAGTgggcagaaaaaagaaacagcatgCTG gcATGTTTAACATTTCCCGGATGAAAAACCGGCCAATGGTCCTGATTG agtcTGCATTGATGTCATTCCCACTATGCCAAGATGCCCTACAGAATTCCCCAAATTCAAAACAGTGGGGCCACACATTTAGCCATTGGCTGACTTTGAGAGCAAGTTTACCcaaacaaaatggaaaagcatcaatgaaaaataaattcactgGACAAATTTTCCTACCAGGATCTCACCCAGAGAAACAGTGGCACTTAGCAACAGGAATTCTGCAAACCCAGCTCCAAGGCTACTGTGTCTTCCAGAAGGACCCAAGCTCCACATTTGATACAAAGTGCCTTGATGCTTCTGTTGGCCAAGTTCCTGTGGACTGTCAGTCCAAAGAGGCATGTTCAGGATCTGAATTCCATACCAGGGATTCAGGATCTTGTACCAAGGTACCTTGTGCCTCTGACAACTTGACTCACACTGATGAGGAAGGACGGGCCACAATGGTTGATGTTGGAGGGAAGCCAGATTCCAGAAGAAGTGCTGTTGCTGGTGCTGTTGTCCTCCTGGGTGAGAAGGCATTCAGGATGGTGAGGCAAAACCAGGTGAAGAAAGGGGATGTGCTGGCAGTAGCCCAAATTGCAGGAATTCAGGGAGCCAAGCTAACCAGCCAATTGATCCCATTGTGTCACAACATCCCTCTGTACCACGTGGAGGTGGCTCTGAGCCTGGATGAGGCCAGGCATGCCGTGGTGATTCGCAGCTCCTGTCACACCTGGGGGAGGACAGGAGTGGAGATGGAGGCTCtcacagctgccagcctggctgcactGACCGTGTACGACATGTGCAAAGCAGTCACTCATGACATCGTTATCCAAGAGGTGAAGTTGATTAGTAAGACAGGTGGGCAGAGGGGAGATTTCTCAAGGGTCTAG
- the MOCS1 gene encoding molybdenum cofactor biosynthesis protein 1 isoform X4 produces the protein MPEEGVQLTPKSELLTTQEIITLARLFVKEGVDKIRLTGGEPLIRPDVVDIVGELYKLEGLKTIAVTTNGINLTRLLPRLKEAGLNAINISLDTLVPAKFEFIVRRKGFHKVMEGIHKATELGYHPVKVNCVVMRGFNEDEVLDFVDFTKDLPLDVRFIEYMPFDGNKWNFKKMVSYKEMLDTIKQRWPELEKLPCETSSTAKSYKVPHFQGQISFITSMSEHFCGSCNRLRITADGNLKVCLFGNSEVSLRDHLRSGASEEELIQIIGAAVGRKKKQHAGMFNISRMKNRPMVLIGG, from the exons ATGCCTGAGGAAGGTGTTCAGCTGACTCCAAAATCAGAGCTACTAACTACCCAGGAGATAATCACCTTAGCCAGGTTGTTTGTGAAAGAAGGTGTGGACAAGATCCGACTGACAGGGGGAGAGCCACTTATCCGTCCTGATGTGGTGGATATTGTGG GTGAACTGTACAAGCTAGAAGGGCTGAAAACAATTGCTGTCACAACCAATGGAATCAACTTAACCAGACTGCTGCCCCGGCTGAAGGAAGCAGGACTGAATGCCATTAACATTAGCCTGGATACTCTGGTGCCAGCTAAATTTGAGTTCATTGTCCGAAGGAAAG GCTTTCACAAGGTAATGGAAGGAATCCACAAAGCCACTGAACTTGGCTACCATCCTGTTAAG GTAAACTGCGTGGTAATGAGAGGCTTTAATGAGGATGAAGTGCTGGACTTTGTGGATTTCACAAAGGATTTGCCCCTTGATGTGAGGTTCATAGAATACATGCCCTTTGATG GCAATAAATGGAACTTCAAGAAGATGGTGAGCTACAAAGAAATGCTTGATACAATTAAACAGCGATGGCCGGAATTGGAGAAATTACCCTGTGAGACTTCCAGCACAGCCAAG AGTTATAAGGTGCCACACTTCCAGGGACAAATCAGCTTTATCACCTCCATGTCAGAGCACTTCTGTGGATCCTGCAATAGGCTGAGGATAACAGCAGATGGGAACCTAAAG GTGTGCCTTTTTGGGAATTCAGAAGTGTCCTTGAGGGATCACCTTCGGTCGGGTGCTTCAGAGGAGGAGTTGATTCAAATCATTGGAGCAGCAGTgggcagaaaaaagaaacagcatgCTG gcATGTTTAACATTTCCCGGATGAAAAACCGGCCAATGGTCCTGATTGGTGGGTGA